From the Exiguobacterium marinum DSM 16307 genome, the window ACAGTCGCAAGTGCTCCTGCTAAGTCTTCGTAAATGATATTGCCGACGACGATCGTGTCGGCATGTGCACCCATCAAACGGGCCGAGTCTTCCCCGTCGATGCCACCTCCGTAGAAAAGGTGCGCTTTCGGGAGCGCCAATCGAATTTCTTTTACGACATCGAGGTCTCCGAGCCGTCCGCTATATTCGATATAGAGTGAGGGGAGGTGGAATAAGTGATGACCTGTTTCAGCATACGCCACGGCCTCTTCTAGCGACAAGTCACACTTCGACTCTGTCACTTCAGCGACTTTTGCGTCCGCGTTTAAGACGAGATAGCCTTGGGCCGTGACATGACGTGGATCAAAAAAATGACCATATCGTTCAAACGCCCGAGCCTGGTGTCCGATGATCCATTCTGGAGTTCCTGCATTGAGCACGGTCGGTACGAAGTAATGATCAAATCCGTGGATGACTTGACTCGGATGACTGATTTCGAGCGCGACAGGTATTCCGGCATCTCGGACTCTCGCATAGATTGCAAATGTATTCTCTGCATCGACCCCGTCCGTCCCGCCAATCAAAAAGGCGTCGGTTCCCGAATGAATGAGCGCACGGAGCGCTTCATCCGTGAGGGGTTTATTCGGATCTAATTTAAACACATGGCGCCATGACAGAAATTTCAACTTGTTCCCTCCCAACGAATCCTTCTCTAGTGTATCGATTTTT encodes:
- the pcrB gene encoding heptaprenylglyceryl phosphate synthase, coding for MKFLSWRHVFKLDPNKPLTDEALRALIHSGTDAFLIGGTDGVDAENTFAIYARVRDAGIPVALEISHPSQVIHGFDHYFVPTVLNAGTPEWIIGHQARAFERYGHFFDPRHVTAQGYLVLNADAKVAEVTESKCDLSLEEAVAYAETGHHLFHLPSLYIEYSGRLGDLDVVKEIRLALPKAHLFYGGGIDGEDSARLMGAHADTIVVGNIIYEDLAGALATVRALR